A portion of the Streptomyces sp. NBC_01335 genome contains these proteins:
- a CDS encoding sulfite oxidase-like oxidoreductase has protein sequence MGQPESEGYRVSGQSELPPGQRLQRGWPVTHYGPVPKFRPERWEFRVFGATADGGKHCWNHEEFSELPFSSVVADLHCVTKFSMLGSEWGGVPASVVLGLAPPADDVTHVMVWAEYGFSSNLRLADFASERTLFATHKDGDLLTAEHGFPLRLVVPHLYAWKGPKWVRGIEYMTADRRGFWEERGYHNIGDPWSEQRYSYQEKPGDGPEL, from the coding sequence ATGGGTCAGCCGGAGAGCGAGGGATACCGCGTATCGGGGCAGTCCGAGCTTCCGCCGGGCCAGCGTCTGCAACGCGGGTGGCCGGTGACCCACTACGGGCCCGTGCCCAAGTTCCGCCCCGAGCGCTGGGAATTCCGGGTCTTCGGAGCCACCGCCGACGGCGGGAAGCACTGCTGGAACCACGAGGAGTTCTCGGAACTCCCCTTCTCCTCGGTCGTCGCCGACCTGCACTGCGTGACCAAGTTCTCCATGCTGGGCTCCGAGTGGGGCGGCGTACCCGCCTCCGTGGTCCTCGGTCTCGCACCGCCCGCCGACGACGTCACCCATGTGATGGTGTGGGCCGAGTACGGCTTCTCCTCGAACCTCCGACTAGCCGACTTCGCCTCGGAGCGCACCCTCTTCGCCACCCACAAGGACGGCGACCTGCTCACCGCCGAGCACGGCTTCCCGCTGCGCCTGGTCGTCCCGCACCTGTACGCCTGGAAGGGCCCGAAATGGGTCCGCGGCATCGAGTACATGACGGCCGACCGCCGCGGGTTCTGGGAGGAGCGCGGCTACCACAACATCGGCGACCCGTGGAGCGAGCAGCGCTACTCCTACCAGGAGAAGCCCGGGGACGGCCCGGAGCTCTGA
- the bfr gene encoding bacterioferritin, which yields MQGDPEVIEFLNEQLTAELTAINQYFLHAKMQDNFGWTKLATYTRAESFDEMKHAEILTDRILFLDGLPNYQRLFHVRVGQTVTEMFQADRQVEVEAIDRLKRGIEVMRAKGDITSANIFETILEDEEHHIDYLDTQLELVEKLGEPLYIAQQIEQPEG from the coding sequence ATGCAGGGCGACCCCGAGGTCATCGAGTTCCTGAACGAACAGCTGACGGCCGAACTGACTGCGATCAACCAGTACTTCCTGCACGCGAAGATGCAGGACAACTTCGGCTGGACGAAGCTCGCCACGTACACCCGGGCCGAGTCGTTCGACGAGATGAAGCACGCGGAGATCCTGACCGACCGGATCCTCTTCCTCGACGGCCTCCCGAACTACCAGCGCCTCTTCCACGTGCGCGTCGGCCAGACGGTGACGGAGATGTTCCAGGCCGACCGCCAGGTGGAGGTCGAGGCGATCGACCGCCTCAAGCGCGGTATCGAGGTCATGCGGGCGAAGGGCGACATCACCTCGGCCAACATCTTCGAGACGATCCTGGAGGACGAGGAGCACCACATCGACTACCTGGACACCCAGCTGGAGCTGGTGGAGAAACTCGGCGAGCCCCTCTACATCGCCCAGCAGATCGAGCAGCCGGAGGGCTGA
- a CDS encoding deoxyribonuclease IV translates to MRNPVGGHVPVAGGLVKTGLGYADELAAETVQVFVANPRGWATPAGKPDQDELFRKECEARDMPVYVHAPYLINFGSHTEATVEKSVESLRHSLRRAREIGALGVVVHTGSATGGRPREEALAQVRDHMLPLLDELTHDDDPDLLLESTAGQGSSLCSRTWDFGPYFEALDSHPRLGVCLDTCHIYAAGHDLAGPSGMRQTLDLLVETVGEGRLKLIHANDSKDVVGAHKDRHENIGSGHIGAEPFRELFAHPATAGVPLVIETPGGKEGHAADVARLKELRDSVGG, encoded by the coding sequence ATGCGCAACCCGGTGGGCGGACACGTCCCGGTGGCCGGCGGGCTGGTGAAGACCGGCCTCGGCTACGCCGACGAGCTGGCGGCCGAGACCGTCCAGGTCTTCGTCGCGAACCCGCGTGGCTGGGCCACTCCGGCGGGGAAGCCCGATCAGGACGAGCTGTTCCGCAAGGAGTGCGAGGCCCGGGACATGCCGGTGTACGTGCACGCCCCGTACCTGATCAACTTCGGCTCGCACACCGAGGCGACCGTGGAGAAGTCCGTGGAGTCGCTACGGCACTCGCTGCGCCGGGCGCGCGAGATCGGCGCGCTGGGCGTCGTCGTCCACACCGGTTCGGCGACGGGCGGCCGGCCGCGCGAGGAGGCGCTGGCGCAGGTGCGTGACCACATGCTCCCGCTGCTGGACGAGCTGACCCACGACGACGATCCCGATCTGCTGCTGGAGTCCACCGCCGGCCAGGGGTCCTCGCTCTGCTCGCGGACCTGGGACTTCGGACCGTACTTCGAGGCGCTGGACTCCCACCCCAGGCTGGGCGTCTGCCTGGACACCTGCCACATCTACGCGGCGGGCCACGACCTGGCCGGTCCGTCCGGGATGCGGCAGACCCTGGACCTGCTGGTGGAGACGGTCGGCGAGGGGCGGCTGAAGCTGATCCACGCCAACGACTCCAAGGACGTGGTCGGCGCCCACAAGGACCGGCACGAGAACATCGGCTCGGGCCACATCGGCGCGGAGCCGTTCCGGGAGCTGTTCGCACACCCGGCGACGGCCGGGGTGCCGCTGGTCATCGAGACACCGGGCGGGAAAGAGGGGCACGCGGCGGACGTGGCGCGGCTGAAGGAGCTGCGGGACTCCGTGGGTGGCTGA
- a CDS encoding class II 3-deoxy-7-phosphoheptulonate synthase: protein MNANTSVAGGNTWRDLPAAQQPEYPDSEALRDVLADLASYPPLVFAGECDQLRARMGAVAKGEAFLLQGGDCAEAFDAVSAEHIRAKLKTLLQMSAVLTYAAAVPVVKVGRIAGQYSKPRSKPTETRDGVTLPTYRGDSVNGFAFTEAARVPDPQRLKQMYHASASTLNLVRAFTTGGYADLRQVHAWNQDFVRSSPSGQRYEALAREIDNAMNFMKACGTDPAEFKAVEFYSSHEALLLDYETALTRTDSRTGELYDTSGHMVWIGERTRQMDGAHIEFASKIRNPIGIKLGPSTSVDEALSYIDRLDPEREPGRLTFVVRMGADKVRDKLPELVEKVTASGAVVAWVTDPMHGNTFEAASGHKTRRFDDVLDEVKGFFEVHKGLGTHPGGIHVELTGEDVTECVGGGHEILVDDLHQRYETACDPRLNRSQSLDLAFLVAEMYRDQ from the coding sequence GTGAACGCCAATACCTCCGTCGCCGGTGGCAACACCTGGCGAGACCTTCCCGCGGCGCAGCAGCCCGAGTACCCCGACTCCGAGGCGCTGCGCGATGTACTCGCGGACCTCGCGTCGTATCCGCCGCTCGTCTTCGCGGGCGAGTGCGACCAGCTGCGCGCCCGCATGGGAGCCGTCGCCAAGGGCGAGGCGTTCCTGCTGCAGGGCGGCGACTGTGCAGAGGCCTTCGACGCCGTGTCCGCCGAGCACATCCGGGCCAAGCTGAAGACGCTGCTCCAGATGAGCGCCGTCCTGACCTACGCGGCGGCCGTCCCGGTCGTCAAGGTGGGCCGGATCGCCGGACAGTACTCCAAGCCGCGCTCCAAGCCGACCGAGACCCGCGACGGGGTGACCCTGCCGACATACCGCGGCGACTCCGTCAACGGCTTCGCCTTCACCGAGGCCGCCCGCGTCCCGGACCCCCAGCGGCTGAAGCAGATGTACCACGCGTCCGCTTCCACGCTGAACCTCGTCCGCGCCTTCACCACCGGTGGCTACGCCGACCTGCGCCAGGTGCACGCGTGGAACCAGGACTTCGTGCGGTCGTCCCCCTCGGGGCAGCGCTACGAGGCGCTGGCCCGCGAGATCGACAACGCCATGAACTTCATGAAGGCCTGCGGTACCGACCCGGCCGAGTTCAAGGCGGTCGAGTTCTACTCCTCGCACGAGGCGCTGCTGCTCGACTACGAGACGGCGCTGACCCGCACCGACTCGCGCACCGGCGAGCTGTACGACACCTCCGGTCACATGGTCTGGATCGGTGAGCGCACCCGCCAGATGGACGGCGCGCACATCGAGTTCGCGTCGAAGATCCGCAACCCGATCGGCATCAAGCTCGGTCCGTCGACCTCCGTCGACGAGGCGCTCAGCTACATCGACCGCCTGGACCCGGAGCGCGAGCCCGGCCGGCTGACCTTCGTCGTCCGCATGGGCGCCGACAAGGTCCGCGACAAGCTCCCCGAGCTGGTCGAGAAGGTCACCGCCTCCGGCGCGGTCGTCGCCTGGGTCACCGACCCGATGCACGGCAACACCTTCGAGGCCGCCTCCGGCCACAAGACGCGCCGCTTCGACGACGTCCTGGACGAGGTCAAGGGCTTCTTCGAGGTGCACAAGGGCCTGGGCACCCACCCGGGCGGCATCCACGTCGAGCTCACCGGCGAGGACGTCACCGAGTGCGTCGGCGGCGGCCACGAGATCCTCGTGGACGACCTGCACCAGCGCTACGAGACGGCCTGCGACCCGCGGCTCAACCGCAGCCAGTCGCTCGACCTGGCCTTCCTCGTCGCGGAGATGTACCGCGACCAGTGA
- a CDS encoding (2Fe-2S)-binding protein has translation MYVCSCFGVTEQQVKQHAEAGACTPRQIASACKAGTDCGGCVRRIQALLGRGECPRRELLERRADPLAASVGPSADPPAASVQPPAAAFPEAA, from the coding sequence ATGTACGTCTGCTCCTGCTTCGGCGTCACCGAACAGCAGGTGAAGCAGCATGCGGAGGCCGGTGCCTGCACCCCCCGGCAGATCGCCTCCGCCTGCAAGGCCGGCACCGACTGCGGTGGCTGCGTCCGCCGTATCCAGGCGCTGCTGGGCCGGGGCGAGTGCCCGCGCCGCGAACTGCTGGAGCGCCGCGCCGACCCGCTCGCCGCCTCGGTGGGTCCGTCGGCCGACCCGCCGGCCGCCTCCGTGCAGCCACCGGCCGCCGCGTTTCCCGAAGCCGCCTGA
- the pknB gene encoding Stk1 family PASTA domain-containing Ser/Thr kinase, whose product MDTTLQDPLLGRLLDGRYRVDARIAVGGMATVYRAVDIRLDRVLALKVMHPALAADASFVERFIREAKSVARLAHPNVVSVFDQGAEGAYVYLAMEYVAGCTLREVLRDRGALQPRAALDILEPVLAALGAAHRAGFVHRDMKPENVLIGDDGWVKVADFGLVRAVGTATDTTGSLLGTVSYLAPEQIEHGTADTRSDVYACGVVLYEMLTGAKPHTGENAAQIIYQHLNQDVPPPSAAVPGLSPALDALVAGATARDARARAQDAVVLLSETLEARALLSDAELDAVPPRAHAPAGASGVSGAEDRTSVLPRAVAEDRGATHRTSRLEMPAAATASVAPGRPRRSARAGGSGGRPRRGVWAAVTALLVVLLIGGGVWYINSGQFTQVPSLLNQTQATAEKRLTAAGLDVKSVDRAYSDTVDRGSVISSDPAPGDRVRGNESVKLVVSRGPEIVEVPDVAGTSLADARRSLKEAGLAPGMVTREFSEEVGRGEVVRTDPGAGTGRHPDSAVALVVSKGAPVDVPDVSGLSVEDATAALEEEGLKAEAKPGRVNSPEAAGDVAEQTPAPGAEAAEGDTVQLTVSKGPRMIEVPDVTGKDVDEARDLLEDAGFEVKVDRPFLSFSDTVGSQSVDGGGRAAEGSTITIRTKGL is encoded by the coding sequence GTGGACACGACCCTCCAGGACCCGCTGCTCGGACGGCTGCTCGACGGCCGCTACCGCGTCGACGCGCGTATCGCCGTGGGCGGGATGGCCACGGTCTACCGGGCCGTGGACATCCGGCTCGACCGGGTGCTCGCCCTCAAGGTGATGCATCCGGCGCTCGCGGCCGACGCCTCCTTCGTCGAGCGCTTCATCCGGGAGGCGAAGTCGGTGGCGCGCCTCGCGCACCCCAACGTGGTGTCCGTCTTCGACCAGGGCGCCGAGGGCGCGTACGTCTACCTCGCCATGGAGTACGTCGCGGGGTGCACGCTCCGCGAGGTGCTGCGGGACCGGGGGGCGCTCCAGCCGCGCGCCGCGCTCGACATCCTGGAGCCGGTGCTGGCGGCGCTGGGCGCGGCGCACCGGGCGGGGTTCGTGCACCGCGACATGAAGCCGGAGAACGTCCTGATAGGGGACGACGGCTGGGTGAAGGTCGCCGACTTCGGGCTGGTCCGCGCGGTCGGCACCGCCACCGACACCACCGGCTCCCTGCTGGGCACGGTCTCCTATCTCGCCCCGGAGCAGATCGAGCACGGCACCGCGGACACCCGCTCCGACGTGTACGCCTGCGGTGTCGTGCTGTACGAGATGCTGACCGGCGCCAAACCGCACACCGGCGAGAACGCGGCCCAGATCATCTACCAGCACCTCAACCAGGACGTGCCGCCGCCCTCCGCCGCCGTCCCCGGGCTCTCCCCGGCGCTGGACGCGCTGGTGGCGGGGGCCACCGCGCGCGACGCCCGGGCCCGCGCGCAGGACGCGGTGGTGCTGCTCTCCGAGACCCTGGAGGCCAGGGCCCTGCTGAGCGACGCGGAGCTGGACGCCGTACCGCCGCGGGCGCACGCCCCGGCCGGCGCCTCGGGCGTCTCCGGCGCGGAGGACCGTACGAGCGTGCTGCCGCGCGCCGTGGCCGAGGACCGGGGCGCCACCCACCGGACGAGCCGGCTGGAGATGCCCGCCGCCGCCACCGCCTCGGTAGCGCCCGGCCGGCCCCGGCGGTCGGCGCGGGCGGGAGGCTCCGGGGGCCGGCCGCGCCGCGGGGTCTGGGCCGCGGTCACCGCGCTGCTGGTGGTGCTGCTGATCGGGGGCGGTGTCTGGTACATCAACTCGGGCCAGTTCACCCAGGTCCCCTCGCTCCTCAACCAGACCCAGGCGACCGCGGAGAAGCGGCTCACGGCGGCCGGGCTCGACGTGAAGTCCGTCGACAGGGCGTACAGCGACACGGTCGACCGGGGCTCGGTGATCAGCAGCGACCCCGCGCCCGGCGACCGGGTCCGGGGCAACGAGTCGGTGAAGCTGGTCGTCTCGCGGGGGCCGGAGATCGTGGAGGTCCCCGACGTGGCGGGGACCTCGCTGGCCGACGCGCGCCGGTCCCTGAAGGAGGCCGGTCTGGCGCCGGGCATGGTGACCCGGGAGTTCAGCGAGGAGGTCGGGCGCGGTGAGGTGGTCCGTACGGACCCCGGGGCGGGCACCGGCCGCCACCCCGACTCCGCCGTGGCACTGGTCGTGAGCAAGGGCGCCCCGGTCGACGTGCCGGACGTCTCCGGGCTCTCCGTCGAGGACGCCACCGCCGCCCTGGAGGAGGAGGGGCTCAAGGCCGAGGCGAAGCCCGGCCGGGTCAACTCCCCGGAGGCGGCCGGCGACGTCGCCGAGCAGACCCCGGCCCCCGGCGCCGAGGCGGCCGAGGGGGACACCGTCCAGCTCACCGTCTCCAAGGGTCCCCGGATGATCGAGGTGCCGGACGTCACCGGCAAGGACGTCGACGAGGCGCGGGACCTCCTGGAGGACGCCGGGTTCGAGGTCAAGGTCGACCGGCCGTTCCTCTCCTTCAGCGACACGGTCGGGAGCCAGTCCGTCGACGGCGGCGGCCGGGCCGCGGAAGGATCGACCATCACCATCAGGACCAAGGGACTGTGA